A part of Aegilops tauschii subsp. strangulata cultivar AL8/78 chromosome 2, Aet v6.0, whole genome shotgun sequence genomic DNA contains:
- the LOC109778582 gene encoding putative polyol transporter 2, translating to MGTRVSGPHCHLEWHPSVRTEQRRVAFPMASDGLPEAVEPQMKKGNIKYASTCAVVASMASIVLGYDIGVMSGASLYIQKDLEITDVQVEILMGILSIYSILGSFAAGRTSDWIGRRFTVIFVAAFFFAGALLMGFASGYTMLMLGRFVAGIGVGYAIVIAPLYTAEIAPASARGFLVSFTEVFINLGILLGYVSNYAFARLPLHIGWRFMLGIGAVPSVLLALLLSGMPESPRWLVMKGRLADARIVLEKIADTPEEAEERLADIKTAAGIPDDLDGDVVVVPRKRGGEEKQVWRELIVSPTPPMRRILLTALGLFFFQQLTGSDSVVLYSPRVFESAGITGDDQLLAATCAMGVAKTLVILVAMFLLDRVGRRPLLLCSTGGMIVSLVGLATGLTVVDRNPDARIPWAVGLCVASVLAYVSSFSIGLGPVLGVYTTEILPLRVRALGFAVGAAGNRVVSGVMSMTFLSMSGAITLGGTFFLYAGVAVLAWVFFFTCLPETRGRTLEEMGSLFGMTDTGAEAEDAAPGTQDASCRARLLGNSPGARVD from the exons ATGGGGACACGGGTTTCGGGGCCCCATTGCCATCTTGAGTGGCATCCCTCTGTAAGGACAGAGCAGAGAAGAGTAGCGTTCCCGATGGCTTCTGATGGGCTCCCAGAGGCAGTCGAACCCCAGATGAAGAAGGGCAACATCAAGTATGCCTCCACCTGCGCCGTCGTCGCCTCCATGGCCTCCATCGTCCTCGGCTACG ACATCGGTGTGATGAGCGGGGCGTCGCTGTACATCCAGAAAGACCTCGAGATCACGGACGTGCAGGTGGAGATCCTGATGGGCATCCTGAGCATCTACTCCATCCTCGGCTCCTTCGCCGCCGGCAGGACGTCCGACTGGATCGGCCGCCGCTTCACGGTGATCTTTGTCGCCGCCTTCTTCTTTGCTGGTGCCTTGCTCATGGGCTTCGCCAGCGGCTACACCATGCTCATGCTTGGTCGCTTCGTGGCTGGCATCGGCGTGGGCTACGCCATCGTGATCGCGCCCCTGTACACGGCTGAGATCGCCCCGGCGTCGGCGCGCGGCTTCCTCGTGTCCTTCACGGAGGTCTTCATCAACCTTGGTATCCTCCTCGGCTACGTCTCCAACTACGCCTTCGCTCGCCTCCCGCTCCACATCGGCTGGCGCTTCATGCTCGGCATTGGCGCGGTGCCATCCGTCCTTCTTGCCCTCCTGCTGTCCGGCATGCCGGAGTCTCCCCGGTGGCTCGTCATGAAAGGCCGCCTCGCGGACGCGAGGATCGTGCTGGAGAAGATCGCCGACACGCCGGAGGAGGCCGAGGAGCGCCTCGCTGACATCAAGACCGCTGCCGGAATCCCAGACGACCTCGACGGCGACGTGGTCGTCGTGCCCAGGAAGAGAGGCGGTGAGGAGAAGCAGGTGTGGAGAGAGCTCATCGTGTCGCCGACCCCTCCCATGCGGCGAATACTGCTCACGGCGCTCGGCCTCTTCTTCTTCCAGCAGTTGACGGGCTCCGACTCCGTGGTGCTCTACAGCCCGCGCGTGTTCGAGAGCGCCGGCATCACCGGCGACGACCAACTCCTGGCCGCCACCTGCGCCATGGGCGTCGCCAAGACGCTCGTTATCCTGGTCGCCATGTTCCTCCTCGACCGCGTCGGCCGGCGGCCGCTGCTGCTATGCAGCACCGGCGGCATGATCGTCTCGCTCGTCGGCCTCGCGACGGGCCTCACCGTCGTGGATCGGAACCCGGACGCGAGGATCCCGTGGGCGGTCGGCCTGTGCGTGGCGTCCGTCCTGGCCTACGTGTCATCCTTCTCCATCGGCCTCGGGCCCGTGTTGGGCGTGTACACCACGGAGATATTGCCGCTGCGGGTGCGCGCGCTGGGCTTCGCGGTCGGGGCGGCCGGCAACCGTGTGGTGAGCGGCGTCATGTCCATGACCTTCCTCTCAATGTCCGGCGCCATCACGCTCGGCGGAACCTTCTTCCTCTACGCCGGCGTCGCCGTTCTCGCGTGGGTGTTCTTCTTCACCTGTCTCCCGGAGACGCGCGGCCGGACGCTGGAGGAGATGGGCAGTCTGTTCGGCATGACCGACACGGGGGCGGAGGCAGAAGATGCTGCCCCCGGGACACAGGACGCGAGCTGTAGGGCGAGACTCTTGGGCAACTCGCCTGGAGCCAGAGTTGATTAA